In Enoplosus armatus isolate fEnoArm2 chromosome 2, fEnoArm2.hap1, whole genome shotgun sequence, one DNA window encodes the following:
- the LOC139302288 gene encoding ATP synthase membrane subunit K, mitochondrial-like encodes MPTSPVKTRIPLTSFGHLITEVKKQLFGIEAPTSVELTGWRKYFNSYTLQGRRNCVLVTYGIFAVTAAAYLMHRRNKKENQTSSSVA; translated from the exons ATGCCGACGTCTCCTGTTAAAACCCGGATCCCCCTCACCAGCTTCGGTCATCTCATAACAGAGGTGAAG aagCAGCTGTTTGGCATTGAAGCCCCAACTTCTGTGGAACTGACTGGTTGGAGGAAATACTTTAATAGCTACACCCTGCAGGGTCGCCGAAAT TGTGTCTTGGTCACTTATGGGATCTTTGCTGTAACAGCAGCTGCCTACTTGATGCACAGacgaaacaaaaaagaaaaccagacGTCCAGCTCCGTGGCCTGA
- the socs1b gene encoding suppressor of cytokine signaling 1b yields the protein MVRDNLDKTEVQSQRQNRAAETQSQRQPPEEPAGPERALSPERVSPQSQEPTERQLDLLHWNKLRLEEEPETWRQSVTGADAENLPTHLRPFSSAAEYKLVKHTYQQLQHSGYYWGSMTMEEAHEILTPAPLGTFLIRDSVQTDVFFTLSYQSDDGPTSVRVQLNNLLFNLYGSHRTFASLFALLTYYTGSSCKLTVPYRKQRPQSLKQMCRRALIRTYGAENISTLPGLSTQAKDYVHAYPCCI from the exons ATGGTCAGAGACAATCTTGACAAAACAGAAGTACAGAGCCAAAGACAGAACCGCGCAGCTGAGACACAGAGCCAACGTCAACCCCCTGAAGAGCCTGCAGGACCCGAACGAGCCCTGAGCCCAGAGAGAGTTAGTCCACAGAGCCAAGAGCCGACGGAGAGGCAGCTAGATTTACTGCACTGGAACAAACTTCGCTTAGAGGAAGAACCTGAAACCTGGCGCCAG TCGGTGACTGGAGCTGATGCCGAGAACTTGCCTACACACCTCCGTCCATTCAGCAGCGCTGCAGAGTATAAACTAGTGAAACACACTTACCAGCAGCTCCAACACAGTGGTTACTACTGGGGATCAATGACCATGGAGGAGGCACATGAAATACTCACACCGGCACCACTGGGCACCTTCCTCATCAG aGATAGCGTCCAGACGGATGTTTTCTTCACTCTGAGTTACCAAAGCGACGATGGGCCGACTAGCGTTCGTGTCCAGCTGAACAACCTGCTCTTCAATCTGTACGGCAGCCACAGGACTTTTGCTTCACTCTTCGCTCTGCTCACTTATTACACCGGCTCATCCTGTAAGCTGACGGTGCCTTATCGCAAGCAGCGTCCGCAGAGCCTGAAGCAGATGTGCAGGAGGGCTCTTATACGCACATATGGAGCAGAAAACATAAGCACCTTACCTGGACTCAGTACACAAGCTAAAGACTATGTTCATGCGTACCCTTGTTGTATATAG